CTTCGACATGTAGCCGCGGCCCGAGTCGGGCATCATTACGACCATCACCGCGTCGGCCGGCAAATCCTTGGCGATGCGCTGTGCCGCGACGGCCGCGGTGCCCGACGAGCCGCCCACCAGCAGCCCTTCCTCGCGCGCGATGCGGCGCGCCATCAGGAAGCTCTCCTTGTCCGTCACGCGCAAGATCTGGTCGATGACGCGCATGTCGACGGTCTGCGGGAGGTAGCTCATCCCGATCCCTTCGACCTTGTACGATTTGGGCGTGTCGCCGCTGTAGATCGAGCCCTCGGGATCGGCCCCGACGACGACCAGCGCCGGATTCTGTTCCTTCAGAAAGCGGGCGGTCCCGGAGATCGTCCCGCCGGTCCCCATCCCGCTGACGAAGTGCGTGATGCGCCCCGCGGTCTGCTCCCAAATCTCGGGGCCGGTCGTCACGTAGTGCGCGCCGGGGTTCTGCGCGTTGTGCCACTGGTCGGGCTGGATCGCGCCGGGGATCTCGGCCGTCAGGCGGTTCGCGACGCCGTAGTACGACTCCGGAGAGTCGTTCGGGACGTTGGTCGGCGTGACGACGACC
The nucleotide sequence above comes from Candidatus Sulfotelmatobacter sp.. Encoded proteins:
- a CDS encoding pyridoxal-phosphate dependent enzyme; translated protein: VVVTPTNVPNDSPESYYGVANRLTAEIPGAIQPDQWHNAQNPGAHYVTTGPEIWEQTAGRITHFVSGMGTGGTISGTARFLKEQNPALVVVGADPEGSIYSGDTPKSYKVEGIGMSYLPQTVDMRVIDQILRVTDKESFLMARRIAREEGLLVGGSSGTAAVAAQRIAKDLPADAVMVVMMPDSGRGYMSKIFNDEWMHANGFLEDERRKDTVGDVLRTKQPLPPLITVTEQQPVKEALDLLRRYEISQIPVVRANEVVGSINDVAVMQAVFDHADIVHKPVGDVMGRPFPMLEHDVEVGRAYKLLTMANAAIVVTDSGRPVGVVTRQDIISFLSAQQS